Within the Borreliella valaisiana VS116 genome, the region TGTTATAAAAAACCTAGAAAATCAAATTAATGAAATGTGTAAAAATCCAGTAATAGATTTTAAGAAAGAATGTTTGTATGTTGGCTTTGTAGAAATGTTTTTTAGTGTTTGCCGATATTCAATGGAATTGAAAGAATTTTTTAAGAAATTAGAAAAAGGTGGTGTTGTTGTTGAGCAAACGATTTTAGAAATTATTCAAAATAAAGTTCTTCATTCTAAGAAAAATTTGGAAGATTTTTTAGATGAAGGTGAATATGAGCTTTTTCTGAAAAAAGAAAAGACCCAAAATGATTTAGAAGAATCTCTTAAGGCCAAGATAAACGATTATATTAATTCTATTCCATCTAGTACTTACAAAACTTTATCTGATATGTTTGAGTTTTATTATGTTTTTAATAGTTTGGCGTTTTTCCCTTACAAGTCTTTTTTTTCATTTTTCAATGTAGATCTTTTAGATAATGTTGAAAATATTAATATCGTTGATCTTGAGGTTGGATTTGGAACTAGCTTTTCAAGTGTTAGTAAGTACTTGAATTATTTTTTTGACATTTTGTATACATTAAAGGATATTGAGATAGATGAGAATATTGTTAAAAGTATTATATCAAATTATTTTCTAATATCTGATGATATTAGTAATTCAGAAATAATTTCAAGAGAAGATCATTTATCACGAGTAGAATATGTATTGAAAAATGTTTTATCGGTTGTATCTAAGATTGTTGGCTTATCGAGAACTTTACCTTATTTAGATGTTTTTAGGGTGTATTGTAAGAATCCGGTTGCATCTCCTAAAAGATATGTTCCTTTTTTTGATGTGAAAAATTTTTATGAAAATATTTTATTTTTAAATGTTATGGGCCAGGCTATTAAAAGGCGTGATAGCTCTTTAAAAGTTCTTGTGATTAAAGAAATAAAAAATCTTGTTAGAGATCCTGGTGTAATTTTGAATTTAAAGGGTGAGATTTTCAGCGAATTAAATCTTGGTCACTATAGTTTTAAAAAGTTATATTTTCTTAATGATTTTTTTAAAAACATATATGATGTTAGAATGATGGAAGTTTTAAGAACTATAAATAATGTTGTATTAATTAATAATCATGATTTGAGAAATATATATGTTGACATTGAAAATAATATTACTGTTTTGAAAAAAGAAATTTATAATATTTACTTTGAGATTGATTATAAGAATGAAGAGTTTGAAAGGCATAAAAGAGAGAGCAAAGTTGATGACTCTTATAAGGAAAGGATTTTGAAGTGGTGTTTAAATGAATCGGCTTCTATTGATAAGATTTCAAATAAATTTGTAGATTATTTTATTGAGCTTAAAAAAAGATGTCTGGCTCTTTTGGAAAATCATAATGTTTTTATTCGAAAATCTTTAATAGTTTCTTATAAATCAATGGCAAATGAAAATAAAAAGATTACATTAGCTGATGTTATTGGCAATCTTTTAGAAATCATCGATCAAGCACTTTTTATAGTAAAAAATTTATAAATCTCATGGAAACTTTTAAAATAAAAAATCTAAGACGTTTTTCAAATTTTATTAGAACTTTGGTTATTGTATTGTTTTTAAATTCTTTGTTGAGTTTATTCGTTTTTTTGGCTGGTTCTTATAATATTTTTGTTTACAATTTTCAGAAATTTTATCTTGATATTACCATTGTTTTAAGCTCTGTTTCTTTTGGGCTTGAATCTACTAGGCTGATATTTTTTTATTTATTGAGAAATAAAAAAATTAATTATTATTTAATTTTAATTTTTAGTTTTATGATTTTTTTTTGTGCTCTTGTTTTTAAAATTTTTCTTTCTGGTAACAAGTAGATTTATGGAAAGATTGCATTAATTATTTGCCATTATTCTATTGACTAATGAATTTTATTTTTATAAACTAACTATTAGTTTGTTATTTGCCGACTTAGCTCAGCTGGCCAGAGCAGCGGTCTTGTAAACCGCAGGTCGTCGGTTCGACTCCGACAGTCGGCTTTTAGGGGCGGTACCGAAGTGGTTAACCGGGGCAGACTGTAAATCTGTTGGCTTCGCCTACGTGGGTTCGAATCCCACCCTCCCCAATTTAGTGAAATTATAAGAGACTGCCTTTTTTGTAATTTTTAGATTGTAATATTTTAAATGTGTTATATTGTTCCATTATGGTGCTTGTATTTTTATCTGTTTAGAAAAGTTATTATTGGTTATAAAATGTAATGTTAGTATCAATTAAAACTTTAATTGATACTAATGAGTAATTAGCAAATACTTTTGTTTAGCTAGGAGATTCTTGTGCTTATTAAAATTGGAAAAGTATTTATTCTTTTGTTCTTTTTAGGATCTATTTTGTCAATTTTTATATATTTTTTAAATTTATCTTCTTTAGCAAATGGCTTAGTTTATGAATTTGATGTTGAGAAAGGTTGGGGAGTTAAAAAAATAGCTAAAGAGTTGAAAAAACAAAAATTAATTAAATCCGAATTGCTTCTTGTTTTTATTTCATATATTTTTGGTAGTGATAAACAATTTAAAGAGGGAAGATATTCAATCAATAGTGATCTTTCTACATTTGAAATATATAAAGAGTTTTTAAGGGGATCTTCTAACGTAAATATTGATGTTACAATACCTGAAGGGTATACTAGCAGAAGAATTGCTTTTAAGCTTAAAGAATTTGATGTAATTGATGATGTTCAAGATTTTATTTTTTTGATCAACGAAAAATCGTTTATTTATGAGCTTGGATTTGATTACGATTCTCTTGAAGGATTTTTATTTCCAGATACTTATAAATTTTACAAGGGCATAGAATTAAAGAATGTTGTTCGTATGTTTGTCGATAATTTTTTGAATAAGCTTAAATCTATAGGTGTTGTTTTTAGTGATTATTCAAGTAAAGATTTTTACAATAGAGTAATAATAGCATCTATTGTTGAGCGTGAATATAGGGTTAAAAATGAAGCTTCAATAATGTCTTCAGTTTTTTATAACAGAATAAAATCTGGTATGGCATTACAATCTTGTGCTACTATTGAGTATATTATTACAGAGGAACTAGGACGAAGTCACCCTAAAAGAATTTATTTTTCAGATTTAGAGATAAATTCTCCTTATAATACATATATTAATAAAGGGTATCCTCCTACTCCAATTTCAAATGCTGGTATTATTTCTTTACAAGCAGCTTTTTTCCCAAAAAATACGCAATATTTATTTTTTGTGGTAAAAGACTCTAAGTCGGGTACGCATCAATTTTCATCAGACTATTCCTCACATCTTTTAGGAGCAAAAGATTATATTAAAAATTTTATTACTAAGGATTAAGGAGTATGGAGTATTTACAAACTAAAGCCTCAATTAAAGCTAAATTTGATATTGTAGCTATTGTAGAACAATACATTAAGCTTATTAAATCAGGATCTACTTATAAAGGGCTTTGTCCTTTTCATGCTGAGAAAACCCCTTCTTTTTTTGTAAACCCTTTGCAAGGATATTTTTATTGTTTTGGATGTAAAAAGGGCGGGGATGTTATTGGATTTTTAATGGATATGGAAAAAATCAATTACAATGATGCTCTTAAGATTTTATGTGAAAAATTTGGTATTTATTATAATGATTTGAAAATAAGCCTAAAAAGTGAAAAAAAAAATGAAAATAAAGACATAGTTTCAAAAATTTACTCATTAAATTCTAGATTAATCAATACCATTAAATTTTTTTTGAATAAAAACAAGAAAGCCTTAGATTACGTTTTAAAGAGTAGATCAATATCTAAGGAAGTCGTTGATTTATTTGAACTTGGATATTTACCATTTAATGTTAAAGATGGTTTAGAGCTTTATGATTTTTTAGTTTCAAAAGGATACTCTTTTGAAATACTGAGAAAAAGTGGTTTATTCTCAAAGACAAATCCCAAAGTTTCTATTTTATCTCAAAGATTAATTTTTCCAATTAAAGATTTTAAAGGAAACGTTGTTGGTTTTGGCGGTCGAGATTTGGATGGGAAAGGTTCTAAGTATATTAATTTAAGTGAAACTGAAGTTTTTAAAAAAAAGGAACTTCTTTATGGATTTTATGAGGGGTTTGATGAGATTAAATCTACAAAGTCAGTTATATTAGTAGAAGGATATATAGATGTTCTTGCTTTTTTTACATCTGGGATTAAGAGAGCCGTATCTACTCTTGGTACTTCTTTTTCAAAAGAACATCTGGCTTTGATTCAAAGATATGCTGATGAGGTAATATTTTCTTTTGATGGTGATGATGCTGGGCTTTCTGCAACTTTAAAAGCTTATCAAATTTGTTTGCCATTTAATATTAATGTTAGTATTGTTAAAATGGATTTTGGTCGTGATCCTGCAGATGTTCTTAAGGATGAGGGTGAAGTTTCTTTGCAGAAAATTTTAAATAATAGATGTGATGCTTTTGATTATCTCTTAGATGTTTATTCCAATAAATATGATTTAAATAAAACTGTAGATTTAAATGCTATGATTAATTTATTTTTAAATTTGATAAATTTATCAAAATTAGATACTCAGAAAAAAATTTTTTTAGACAAGCTAAGCAATAAACTTGGTATTGGCGTTACAACTTTATTAAAAGATTATTATAGAATAAAAGAAAGATTTGTAGTTGACAATAATAAAAGAAATTTGTATGCTCATAATGATGATTCTTATGAGAGGTATCTAATAGTAGCTTTGTTGAAAAATTTTAGTTATTTTTGTATAATAAGGCGCAATATTATTGATAGCGATTTAATTGATGTTAATGTTAGAAAAACTTTTGTATGCTTTGAAGATTTATTTGAAAATAATAAAGATTTTTCATTAATGGATTTAAAAAAAAATTTAAAGGACATCTATAAAGTTAGTGAATTTTTTTTTGAAGAAATTTTAAATTCTGAATTTGAAGTGGATGATGAGACTCTCATTCATGTTTTGCTTGCAATCAAGAGAAGAAAATTAGATTCTCGTGTTTTGCTTTGCAAAAGAAGATGTAATGAGGACTCTTTGGTTAATGCTAAGGTTCAAATAAATGAGTTAATGTTTTTAAATATGCAGAGAAAAAATTTAAAAATCTATATAGACGATGTTCCAGGGAGTTGAGTTTTGCTGGATTTGGAAAAGAAATATTCGAAGCTGATAGAGGGTATTGTTACACATTTGGGAGATAGAAAATCTCTTAGTTTTAGTGAATTATCAAATTTGTTGCCCGATGATATATTGGAACCGGAGGTCCTTGATTGTATTTGTTCAATACTTGAGGATAGGGGAATAAGGTTAGTTAATAAAATTTCGGAACTAGATCTGGTAGGCACTGAAGAGGGAAATGATGAAGATGAAGAGGTGGAGATTGAATCCGATAGAAATTTTATGATTTTAGATGATGGTTTCCAAAGTGATGAGGAAGATATTGATATTGATGGCAAACTGGATGATTGTGATGAAGAAGATATTTCTGTTAAGGATGATTTGGGTTCTGGGTATATTAAAAGTAATGTCTTAAAAGATAGTCATTCAGAAGATCCAATAAAGCTTTATTTAAAGGAAATAGGAAAAGAGTTCTTATTAACAGGAAATCAAGAAGTTGAACTTGCCAAGCAAATGGATTCTGGAGAGGGCATAATTGAGAATATTCTTAAAAATGAGGGACTTGTTATAGAAAACTATTATAATCTTGTTAATACTATTTATTCAAGAATGGAGAGGGAAGAGTTTTTCAAAAGAGAAAAAGATAGAGATAAAGAGAATAACCCTGATTATTATAATAAAAAAAAAAGAATTGCCTCTTTTTATAAAATTCCTTTAAAACCAATTCAAGATCGTTTAATAAGTTATGTAGATAATAAGCATAGGGTATATGAGCTTGGGGGAGATATTCTTGAAAAGAATTTAAAAAGGGAAAGGTCAGCCTTAAAAGAGCTTTTACGAGATATTCCTTTGTATCAAGATGAACTAAGAATTTTTTCAGATGATTATATTGACTCGGCTAACAAAATAAAGGATTTGCAAAGGCAGCAAAGAATAATTTTAAGCAGGTTAAAAATTGAAAAAATAAGAGACTTAAGAGTGCTTGGAAGAGATTTGACTATTGCTGAGAAAAGAATAGAGATAGAAAAATCTCTTAAACTTAAAGAAGATGCTATTAAAGAGCAGATTACAGAGGCTCAGCTTGCTCAAAAAGAACTTGAGAGAATTGAAATGTATTACGAATACCCAATGGATAAGATAATAAGCATGTCAGAGGAGATTGCTAAAGGGAAACAAATGATGCAACATGCTAAAGATCAGTTGATTAAGGCTAATTTAAGGCTTGTTGTAAGCATTGCTAAGAAATATGCAAATAGAGGTCTTCATTTTTTTGACCTTGTTCAAGAAGGTAATATTGGATTAATTAAAGCTGTTGAAAAATTTGAATATAAAAGAGGTTTTAAGTTTTCAACTTATGCTACTTGGTGGATTAGACAGGCTATAACAAGATCTATTTCTGATCAAGCTCGCACAATTAGAGTTCCTGTGCATATGATTGAACAAATCAATAGGCTTAATAGAGAAACTAGGTATCTAATTCAAGTTTTGGGGAAAGATCCCACGGATGAAGAGCTTTCAGACAGACTTGGATGGGAGCTTAAAAAGGTTAAAACTGTAAAAAGTGTTTCAAGAGAACCTGTTTCTCTTGAAACACCAATTGGAGAAGAAGAAGATTCTGTTCTTAGCGATTTTATTGAGGATAAGGCAATAAAAAATCCTGCAAATCATACGTCTTTTGTAGTTTTGCAAGATCAAATAAGGGCAATTCTTGGGACTCTTCCTGAAAGAGAGCAAGAAGTTGTCAAAATGAGATTTGGGCTTGAAGATGGCTATTCTTTAACTCTTGAAGAGGTTGGACTTCATTTTAATGTTACAAGAGAAAGAATTAGACAAATTGAATCTAAGGCATTAAGGCGGCTTAAAAATCCTAAAAAAACTCAAAAATTAAAAGATTATCTTGAAGATTTAAATTAAGCATGGGAGGGTTGATGGAGAATAATATTGATACATTAAAAAAACTTGAAGTTATATATAAGTCTAAGTTTGAGCTTGAAGAAAGACGAAAAAGTATTCCTAAGTATTTGGAGATGAAAAAAATTCAGATTGAAGAATTATCGAAAGTTCTTATTGATTTGCAACAAAAGTTTAAGGAATACCAAAAAGAAGACTCTTCTTTAAAGTTAGATATTCAAGATATTAATTCAAGAAAGAGTAAAGCAGAAGAAAAAATTGATAGCATTAAAACGCAAAGAGAATATGAAGCTCTTGAAAAAGAACTTCAGGTTATTATTGACGATGAAGTTACAATTAGAAAAAAGATGACACATGTTAATGGGCTTAAAACTAAAATAGAAAGAGAAATATTAGATGTCACCGAAAAGCATAGCAAAGAAGAAGAATGTTTTAAGGCTGAAAGCAATAGTTTAGAGTTAGAGCTTATAGAAATTGAAAAGAAACTTCTAGAAATAGAGAGTGAAGAGTTGAATTGTGCTTCTAAAATGAATGAAGATTTTTTATTTAAATTTCAAAGGATAATAAGAAATAAATCAAACGGAGTTGTGCCCTTAATTAACAATGTTTGTAAAGGTTGTCATATGATACTTCCTGTTGAATTTGCAAATAAAGTAAGGCGTGAGCCTAACGATATTAAATTTTGTCCTTATTGCAGTAGAATACTTTATTATCAGGATAAAGTTAGAATAAGTGATGAGATAATTCCTGGTAGTTTAGCAGATCTTATTGAATAAAATTTATTAATTTGATACTTTTTATTTAAGCTGGCAGTCAGCCATCGCTTAGTTTTATGATAATAAAAGCTTAAGAGGAAAGTCCGAGCTCCAATAAGAACATAATGCTAGGTAATGCCTAGGGGTTTTAAACCTAAGAAAGTGTCGCAGAAAATTACCGCCATAAAAGGTAAGGGTGAAAAGGTGAGGTAAGAGCTCACCGCTTATTTAGCAATAAATACAGGCAAGATAAACCTCATTAGGAGCAAGATCAAGTATGTAAGCTTCCTTTGTTCTTGAGGATATACTTACGGGTAGATCGCATGATTTTTTTAGCGATAAAAAAACAAGAGAGATGATGGCATAATACAGAACTCGGCTTATGGGTGTCAGCTTAATTTCATAAGTCTAAAAGAGAGTTTTAATGGAAATAAGATATTTAAAATATATTTTTTATTCGTTTACGATTTTCATTTTTATTTTTTTAATTTACTATATTTTATCATATTTCAAGTCTTTTTCTAGTTCTTATTTAAAAGCAGGCCCAACAGAGGTTGATTTGCTTTTGCTATGGGATAAAAAAGAATATAAAGAGATTATAGATTATGCCGAGAACGATATTAAAAATCATAGATTTGATTTTAATTTAAATTTGCTTTTGGGATTTTCATACTTTTATTATTCTTTAATAGTAAATGAAGAATATTTGAAAGGAGAATTTTTAGATAAATCCATAGAAAGATTAAGATTTTTAATTTCTATAAATGATGGAGTCTCTATAGGTCCCTTGTATTATATATTGGGAAAGGCATATTCTCATAAAGGAGAGTTTTATAGTGAACTTGCTGTAAAATTTTTGAAGAAGGCTTTAAGTGTTGATAATTTTGATTTCATGAACATTAAAGAAGATATTTTTGAATATTTGGGATATTCATATCAGCTTTTAAGAGATTACAAGTCTAGTTTAAAGTTTTTTGAAAAAGCCTACAATGAAAATAAATCTGATTTAGTGCTTTGGAGCTTGGCTTATGTTAATTATAAGTTGAATGATATAAACAAAAGTGTCGAGTATATAAAAAAAATAATAGAAGAAGAGAAAGGAAAATTGTCAAAGGGTGAGAGAACAGATGAAAATTTAATTCAAAAGGTATATTTGCTTTATGGAGATATCTTATTAGATAAGGGTGACTATGAGAGTGCTTTTAATTACTATAATAAAGTTCTAGAAATTAATAGTTCAAATTCTAGCGTTTATGTTAAAATAGGAGATATATATAGGAAGAAAGATAAAGATTATCCTAAGGCTAGAAAATACTGGAGAGAAGCTCTCAATCTTAATCCTTATTTAGAAGCAGCAAGAGAGAGACTTGGAATTACTTTGGAAGATTTTTAGGGAGGTTGATTTGAATTTGTTTAAGTCTTTTTTGATAGATATTGGTATTGATCTTGGAACATGTAATACGTTGGTTTATATTAAAGATTATGGTGTGGTTATGAGTGAGCCTTCTGTTGTTGCAATAGATATTACTAAAGGTAATAAAGTTGTTGCGGTTGGCCGAAATGCTAAAAAAATGCTTTGGAAAACTCCAGAAAATATTAAGGCTGTGCGTCCACTTAGAGACGGAGTTATTGCTGATATTGAAAATACAGAGAAGATGATTAAATATTTTATTAATCAAATTTTTTCTCGTAAAAAATTGTTTTTTAAGCCAAGAATGGTAATAGGTGTTCCAACTTGTATTACAGAGGTTGAACGAAGAGCTGTAAAAGAGAGTGCAATGAATGCCGGTGCAAGAGAAGTTAAAGTAATAGAAGAATCTCTTGCAGCTGCTATTGGGTCTGATATTCCTATTTTTGAACCTACAGGTCACATGGTATGTGATATTGGGGGTGGAACTACAGAAATATCGGTTATTTCTCTTGGTGGCATGGTTGTAAGTAGGGCGATTAGAACCGGTGGTGACGAATTTGATGAGAGCATAATAAAGTACATGAGAAATTCTCATAATATTATAATTGGCCAACAGACAGCAGAAAAATTGAAAATTATGATAGGAAATGTATATCCTGATGTTCAAAATTTGAGGGTAGAAAAAATAGATATTAAGGGTACAGATGCTGTAACTGGCCTTCCTAGAAAGCAACTTGTTGATTCTATGGAAGTAAGAGAGTCTTTACAAGAACCCATTAATATTGTTGTGGATGAAGTTAAACGTACTCTTGGTGCAACACCTCCAGAGCTTGCTACAGACATTGTTGAGCGTGGCATTATTTTGACAGGAGGAGGAGCTCTTCTTAAGGGTTTAAATAGGCTTCTTTCAAAAGAGACTGGAGTTCCTGTTTATGTTGCAGACAATCCCCTTCTCTCTGTAGCTGTTGGTGCCGGATTATTTTATGATTATGCCAATAGAATAGATATTAGTAAGAATATTTATAGTTTTATTAATGAATAAGTTATGAATTTTCTTGTCAAATTCAAGAATTTTATCAAAGTGCTTTTAGTGTTGATAGTTTCTCTTGTTTTTATGATTTATGATTCAAGCAGTATTCAAAGAAAAAAATCTGATAATTTTTTGTTTTTTACTCTTAATTCTTATATTCAAAGTAGAATGCATGAAGTTTTTAGTTTTATTTCTAATGTTTTTAAAACTGTGAATGAATACAAGAATTATAAGGACAAGATAGAGTTTTATAAAAAAAGGATACAACAACTTGAAATAGTAACTCAGAATATACAGTCATTAAGGCAAGAGAATGTTCGTCTCAAAGAGCAATTAAATTTTTATTTGTCAAGTTCTAGTGATTTTATTT harbors:
- the mltG gene encoding endolytic transglycosylase MltG codes for the protein MLIKIGKVFILLFFLGSILSIFIYFLNLSSLANGLVYEFDVEKGWGVKKIAKELKKQKLIKSELLLVFISYIFGSDKQFKEGRYSINSDLSTFEIYKEFLRGSSNVNIDVTIPEGYTSRRIAFKLKEFDVIDDVQDFIFLINEKSFIYELGFDYDSLEGFLFPDTYKFYKGIELKNVVRMFVDNFLNKLKSIGVVFSDYSSKDFYNRVIIASIVEREYRVKNEASIMSSVFYNRIKSGMALQSCATIEYIITEELGRSHPKRIYFSDLEINSPYNTYINKGYPPTPISNAGIISLQAAFFPKNTQYLFFVVKDSKSGTHQFSSDYSSHLLGAKDYIKNFITKD
- the dnaG gene encoding DNA primase → MEYLQTKASIKAKFDIVAIVEQYIKLIKSGSTYKGLCPFHAEKTPSFFVNPLQGYFYCFGCKKGGDVIGFLMDMEKINYNDALKILCEKFGIYYNDLKISLKSEKKNENKDIVSKIYSLNSRLINTIKFFLNKNKKALDYVLKSRSISKEVVDLFELGYLPFNVKDGLELYDFLVSKGYSFEILRKSGLFSKTNPKVSILSQRLIFPIKDFKGNVVGFGGRDLDGKGSKYINLSETEVFKKKELLYGFYEGFDEIKSTKSVILVEGYIDVLAFFTSGIKRAVSTLGTSFSKEHLALIQRYADEVIFSFDGDDAGLSATLKAYQICLPFNINVSIVKMDFGRDPADVLKDEGEVSLQKILNNRCDAFDYLLDVYSNKYDLNKTVDLNAMINLFLNLINLSKLDTQKKIFLDKLSNKLGIGVTTLLKDYYRIKERFVVDNNKRNLYAHNDDSYERYLIVALLKNFSYFCIIRRNIIDSDLIDVNVRKTFVCFEDLFENNKDFSLMDLKKNLKDIYKVSEFFFEEILNSEFEVDDETLIHVLLAIKRRKLDSRVLLCKRRCNEDSLVNAKVQINELMFLNMQRKNLKIYIDDVPGS
- the rpoD gene encoding RNA polymerase sigma factor RpoD; the encoded protein is MLDLEKKYSKLIEGIVTHLGDRKSLSFSELSNLLPDDILEPEVLDCICSILEDRGIRLVNKISELDLVGTEEGNDEDEEVEIESDRNFMILDDGFQSDEEDIDIDGKLDDCDEEDISVKDDLGSGYIKSNVLKDSHSEDPIKLYLKEIGKEFLLTGNQEVELAKQMDSGEGIIENILKNEGLVIENYYNLVNTIYSRMEREEFFKREKDRDKENNPDYYNKKKRIASFYKIPLKPIQDRLISYVDNKHRVYELGGDILEKNLKRERSALKELLRDIPLYQDELRIFSDDYIDSANKIKDLQRQQRIILSRLKIEKIRDLRVLGRDLTIAEKRIEIEKSLKLKEDAIKEQITEAQLAQKELERIEMYYEYPMDKIISMSEEIAKGKQMMQHAKDQLIKANLRLVVSIAKKYANRGLHFFDLVQEGNIGLIKAVEKFEYKRGFKFSTYATWWIRQAITRSISDQARTIRVPVHMIEQINRLNRETRYLIQVLGKDPTDEELSDRLGWELKKVKTVKSVSREPVSLETPIGEEEDSVLSDFIEDKAIKNPANHTSFVVLQDQIRAILGTLPEREQEVVKMRFGLEDGYSLTLEEVGLHFNVTRERIRQIESKALRRLKNPKKTQKLKDYLEDLN
- a CDS encoding zinc ribbon domain-containing protein, coding for MENNIDTLKKLEVIYKSKFELEERRKSIPKYLEMKKIQIEELSKVLIDLQQKFKEYQKEDSSLKLDIQDINSRKSKAEEKIDSIKTQREYEALEKELQVIIDDEVTIRKKMTHVNGLKTKIEREILDVTEKHSKEEECFKAESNSLELELIEIEKKLLEIESEELNCASKMNEDFLFKFQRIIRNKSNGVVPLINNVCKGCHMILPVEFANKVRREPNDIKFCPYCSRILYYQDKVRISDEIIPGSLADLIE
- a CDS encoding tetratricopeptide repeat protein, whose product is MEIRYLKYIFYSFTIFIFIFLIYYILSYFKSFSSSYLKAGPTEVDLLLLWDKKEYKEIIDYAENDIKNHRFDFNLNLLLGFSYFYYSLIVNEEYLKGEFLDKSIERLRFLISINDGVSIGPLYYILGKAYSHKGEFYSELAVKFLKKALSVDNFDFMNIKEDIFEYLGYSYQLLRDYKSSLKFFEKAYNENKSDLVLWSLAYVNYKLNDINKSVEYIKKIIEEEKGKLSKGERTDENLIQKVYLLYGDILLDKGDYESAFNYYNKVLEINSSNSSVYVKIGDIYRKKDKDYPKARKYWREALNLNPYLEAARERLGITLEDF
- a CDS encoding rod shape-determining protein, whose amino-acid sequence is MNLFKSFLIDIGIDLGTCNTLVYIKDYGVVMSEPSVVAIDITKGNKVVAVGRNAKKMLWKTPENIKAVRPLRDGVIADIENTEKMIKYFINQIFSRKKLFFKPRMVIGVPTCITEVERRAVKESAMNAGAREVKVIEESLAAAIGSDIPIFEPTGHMVCDIGGGTTEISVISLGGMVVSRAIRTGGDEFDESIIKYMRNSHNIIIGQQTAEKLKIMIGNVYPDVQNLRVEKIDIKGTDAVTGLPRKQLVDSMEVRESLQEPINIVVDEVKRTLGATPPELATDIVERGIILTGGGALLKGLNRLLSKETGVPVYVADNPLLSVAVGAGLFYDYANRIDISKNIYSFINE